Proteins encoded in a region of the Salvelinus sp. IW2-2015 linkage group LG27, ASM291031v2, whole genome shotgun sequence genome:
- the LOC111953153 gene encoding acyl-CoA-binding protein, producing the protein MSMAEFEKAADEVRRLTVQPSYAELAVVYGLYKQATLGNVNTKRPGIFDFQGKSKWDGWKAQEGKSKEDAIKEYIAFVEEMKAKYPM; encoded by the exons ATGTCTATG GCTGAATTTGAAAAGGCTGCCGATGAGGTGAGGAGGCTGACGGTACAACCTAGCTACGCTGAACTAGCAGTAGTATATGGTTTGTACAAGCAGGCGACACTCGGCAACGTCAATACGA AGCGTCCGGGAATATTTGACTTCCAAGGAAAATCTAAATGGGATGGTTGGAAAGCACAGGAAG GAAAGTCCAAAGAAGATGCCATAAAAGAATATATTGCCTTTGTGGAAGAAATGAAAGCAAAGTACCCAATGTAG
- the LOC111953365 gene encoding LOW QUALITY PROTEIN: secretin receptor (The sequence of the model RefSeq protein was modified relative to this genomic sequence to represent the inferred CDS: inserted 1 base in 1 codon) produces the protein MMLVTDKMHIGIIGILLGMYLKVQADCEPYIILIREEERCLHELQLHNVSKTPQPDCKGMWTXLNCWSPAFVGETASQNCPNFFKSEGKVSRNCTDTGWTDPFPPYEHACFNETLHLLGESHDSHMYFLYVKTMYTAGYALSLISLTIAITILCLFRKLHCTRNYIHIQLFVSFILRATFIFIKDSVLFTDEDFYHCDDYPVVCKLVVMFSNYCIMANYSWLLVEGHYLHTLVSLSFFSKKKHLWWYIILGWGLPMIVIVSWGLAKYFYEDEGCWETRVHDWVWWILRLPVLLFIIINLVFFLSIIRILVGKLRMPDMHGNEFSQYKRLTKSTFLLVTLFGLYYILFAFLPIKVSGLTYKIWTFVELALASTQGFGVAVLYCFLNGEVQYEVQRRWRRWRLKQHLHGEPRQHGSMSQSVSPLTQVSLLPCSGPASLA, from the exons ATGATGCTTGTGACTGACAAAATGCACATTGGAATTATTGGAATCCTACTGGGCATGTACTTGAAG GTTCAAGCAGACTGTGAGCCGTACATCATACTTATTAGAGAGGAGGAGCGGTGCCTTCATGAGTTGCAACTGCATAATGTGTCCAAAACTCCCCAACCAG ACTGCAAGGGTATGTGGA CTTTGAATTGCTGGTCTCCTGCTTTTGTAGGGGAAACTGCATCACAGAACTGTCCCAATTTCTTCAAATCAGAAG GTAAAGTGTCCCGGAACTGCACAGACACGGGCTGGACGGACCCATTCCCTCCTTACGAGCATGCATGTTTCAACGAAACCTTACACTTACTTGGAGAG TCACATGACTCCCACATGTACTTCCTCTACGTGAAGACAATGTACACAGCAGGCTacgctctctctctaatctctctcaccATCGCCATCACCATCCTCTGTCTCTTTAG GAAACTGCACTGCACCAGAAACTACATCCACATCCAACTCTTCGTTTCCTTCATCCTGCGTGCCACCTTCATCTTCATCAAAGACTCTGTGCTCTTCACCGATGAAGACTTCTACCACTGTGACGACTACCCA GTGGTGTGTAAGTTAGTGGTGATGTTCTCCAACTACTGCATCATGGCTAACTACAGCTGGCTGCTGGTGGAGGGACACTACCTCCACACCCTGGTCagcctctccttcttctccaagAAGAAACACCTTTGGTGGTACATCATCCTGGGCTGGG GTTTGCCAATGATTGTCATTGTATCCTGGGGCTTGGCAAAATACTTCTATGAGGATGAAGG CTGCTGGGAGACAAGGGTACATGACTGGGTTTGGTGGATTCTCAGATTACCAGTCCTACTCTTCATAATC ATTAATTTGGTATTTTTTCTGAGTATCATAAGAATTCTGGTGGGGAAACTGCGGATGCCAGACATGCATGGAAATGAATTCAGCCAATACAA GAGACTTACCAAATCGACTTTTCTTTTGGTGACCCTCTTTGGTTTGTACTACATCCTCTTTGCCTTCTTACCCATCAAAGTCAGTGGTTTAACTTACAAAATATGGACCTTTGTTGAGCTGGCTCTTGCATCAACACAG GGCTTTGGAGTTGCTGTTCTTTACTGTTTTCTAAATGGGGAG GTACAGTACGAGGTACAGAGGAGATGGCGCAGGTGGAGGCTGAAGCAGCATCTACACGGGGAGCCCAGACAGCATGGTTCCATGAGCCAAAGCGTCTCTCCCCTTACCCAGGTCTCCTTGCTTCCCTGTTCCGGACCGGCCAGCCTggcatga